The following proteins are co-located in the Candidatus Nitrotoga sp. AM1P genome:
- the sugE gene encoding quaternary ammonium compound efflux SMR transporter SugE codes for MAWVILTIAGLFEVGWAIGLKYTNGFTKLWPTVGTVAAMLISLTLLGIAMKDLPVGTAYAVWTGVGAVGTVILGIFLFGDSAAVGRLICVGLILAGIIGLKILSPS; via the coding sequence ATGGCTTGGGTCATTCTCACCATCGCTGGACTTTTTGAAGTAGGCTGGGCTATCGGTCTCAAATACACAAATGGCTTTACCAAGCTATGGCCGACCGTAGGAACGGTAGCAGCCATGCTCATCAGCTTGACACTTCTTGGTATCGCTATGAAAGATTTGCCAGTTGGAACAGCCTATGCGGTCTGGACCGGAGTTGGAGCTGTCGGAACCGTCATCTTGGGAATTTTTTTGTTCGGCGACTCTGCCGCAGTAGGCCGGTTGATTTGCGTTGGATTGATTCTCGCTGGCATCATCGGTTTAAAAATTCTTTCCCCTTCCTAA
- a CDS encoding tetratricopeptide repeat protein, whose translation MSLVHIYMRITGKVLFTLLLTVAVSAYGQSMSQSINQEAEENLAQLRVYAESGDANAQYDLAWMYDTGGDNKILAKDTRKAAEWYEKAAVQGHVKAQAGLGLLYVNGDGVPKDYVKAVDWLQKASAQGNADAQLSLGWLYRDNKGIPKDPAKAFEWWQNAAERGFAHAQFALGVIYNKGEVVPRNVAKALELWRKAVMQGYPDAQLNLGSMYYFGEGVPKDVVKAADLWQKAAAHGNTDAQYNLALAYYLGSGVQKDELLSYVWSNLAVEYGGNVNAKNLRDSITLTPEQREAAEKMFSNWQIGKVYR comes from the coding sequence ATGTCATTGGTACATATTTATATGCGCATTACAGGAAAAGTGCTCTTTACATTGTTGCTTACTGTTGCGGTGAGTGCGTATGGTCAGTCAATGTCACAATCAATAAATCAGGAGGCAGAAGAGAATCTTGCGCAATTGAGAGTGTATGCGGAATCGGGTGATGCAAACGCACAGTATGATCTAGCGTGGATGTACGATACCGGAGGAGATAATAAAATCTTGGCCAAGGATACACGCAAGGCCGCAGAGTGGTATGAGAAAGCTGCAGTACAGGGCCATGTCAAAGCACAAGCTGGTCTTGGGCTGCTGTATGTCAACGGCGACGGTGTGCCCAAGGATTATGTCAAGGCTGTAGATTGGCTGCAGAAGGCATCGGCGCAGGGGAATGCCGACGCGCAGTTAAGCCTCGGTTGGTTGTATCGCGACAACAAAGGTATACCGAAGGATCCCGCTAAGGCTTTTGAATGGTGGCAGAATGCGGCAGAGCGGGGGTTTGCCCATGCACAGTTCGCCCTGGGGGTGATATACAACAAAGGTGAAGTTGTGCCGAGGAATGTTGCCAAAGCACTTGAACTGTGGCGGAAGGCCGTGATGCAGGGATACCCAGACGCACAGTTAAATCTCGGGTCAATGTACTATTTTGGCGAAGGTGTGCCAAAGGATGTCGTCAAGGCTGCTGACTTATGGCAGAAAGCGGCTGCACACGGAAATACCGATGCACAGTACAACCTTGCTCTGGCTTACTACCTGGGTAGCGGGGTGCAGAAGGACGAGCTGCTGTCCTATGTGTGGTCCAATCTGGCTGTCGAATATGGCGGTAATGTAAACGCAAAAAACTTACGTGATTCAATCACCTTAACTCCAGAACAGCGCGAGGCAGCGGAGAAAATGTTTTCGAATTGGCAGATAGGAAAGGTTTATCGTTAG
- a CDS encoding tetratricopeptide repeat protein — MSTATNSLEQVQKQAEAGDVSAQTRLGWLYANGIGVTVDGDKAVEWYQKAAAQGYPKAQFELGAMYGSGETVTSVAKDPIKAAEWYQKAAAQGYPKAQFELGSIYLTGEGVEKDATKAVEWYQKAAAQGLAQAQTSLGWMYQNGKGVAKDGVLAYAWHNLAVAHGNDNAKKLRGLTNLNSVQRAEAERLSANWKPGQILSR, encoded by the coding sequence GTGTCGACCGCAACAAATAGTTTGGAGCAAGTGCAAAAGCAAGCGGAGGCCGGAGACGTCAGTGCTCAGACCCGCCTAGGATGGCTATATGCCAACGGCATCGGTGTAACTGTAGATGGCGATAAGGCCGTGGAGTGGTATCAAAAAGCAGCAGCTCAAGGATACCCCAAGGCTCAGTTTGAACTCGGAGCAATGTATGGCAGTGGGGAAACTGTGACTAGCGTCGCTAAAGACCCTATCAAGGCCGCAGAGTGGTATCAGAAAGCAGCAGCCCAAGGGTACCCCAAGGCCCAGTTTGAACTCGGGTCGATTTATCTCACAGGCGAAGGCGTAGAGAAAGATGCCACCAAGGCTGTGGAATGGTATCAAAAAGCGGCAGCGCAGGGTCTTGCCCAAGCGCAGACCAGTCTTGGATGGATGTACCAGAATGGTAAGGGCGTGGCAAAGGATGGGGTGTTGGCTTATGCATGGCATAATCTAGCTGTTGCACATGGTAATGACAATGCGAAAAAATTACGCGGCTTAACTAATTTGAACTCTGTCCAGCGCGCCGAAGCAGAACGACTGTCTGCAAACTGGAAACCGGGACAGATATTGAGCCGGTAA
- the mtnA gene encoding S-methyl-5-thioribose-1-phosphate isomerase, with protein MMKVETLRWSDGVLEMIDQRILPATFMYVQYDSAASVAEGIRSMVVRGAPAIGVAAAYGVALEALRLLALTDESFQRGMNEGFNTLAQSRPTAVNLFWALARMKQVWQSVSNESNRQIAMRLLAEAHEIFAEDIRINRALGSHGAELLRDGARVLTHCNAGALATAGHGTALGVIRSAVEAGKKISVIADETRPFLQGARLTAWEMVQEKIPVALITDNMAGFMMSRGEVDAVVVGTDRVAANGDVANKIGTYMVAVLAQRHHIPFYVACPLSTIDMSIESGVDIPIEERHVDEVKGFRGFHWAAQGVQIRNPSFDITPAELVTALITEKGVIHQPDVGKLRALFS; from the coding sequence ATGATGAAAGTTGAAACTCTGCGTTGGTCGGATGGTGTGCTGGAAATGATAGATCAGCGCATTTTGCCTGCGACGTTTATGTACGTGCAATATGATTCTGCCGCTTCTGTGGCCGAAGGCATCCGTAGCATGGTGGTGCGTGGCGCTCCAGCCATCGGCGTGGCAGCAGCCTACGGCGTGGCGCTGGAGGCATTGCGTTTGTTGGCTCTTACTGACGAATCTTTCCAGCGTGGTATGAATGAAGGTTTTAATACGCTGGCTCAAAGCAGGCCGACGGCGGTTAACTTGTTTTGGGCGTTAGCCCGTATGAAACAGGTATGGCAAAGCGTATCGAATGAATCCAACAGGCAAATAGCTATGCGCCTGTTGGCCGAGGCGCATGAGATTTTTGCCGAAGACATTCGTATCAATCGTGCTCTGGGGTCGCACGGCGCCGAGTTGTTGCGGGACGGCGCACGCGTATTGACCCATTGCAATGCCGGAGCGCTGGCTACCGCTGGCCATGGCACTGCGTTGGGCGTCATTCGGTCCGCCGTGGAAGCAGGAAAAAAAATTTCCGTGATTGCTGACGAAACACGTCCCTTCCTGCAAGGTGCACGCCTGACCGCATGGGAGATGGTTCAGGAAAAAATTCCGGTGGCCCTCATCACTGATAATATGGCTGGTTTCATGATGAGTCGTGGCGAAGTGGATGCTGTAGTGGTCGGCACGGATCGCGTAGCCGCGAATGGGGATGTCGCTAACAAGATTGGCACCTATATGGTCGCCGTGCTGGCACAGCGCCACCACATTCCTTTCTATGTGGCCTGTCCGCTTTCCACGATCGACATGTCTATCGAAAGTGGTGTGGATATTCCCATTGAAGAACGTCATGTAGACGAGGTAAAAGGTTTCCGAGGTTTTCACTGGGCTGCGCAAGGCGTGCAGATACGCAATCCTTCGTTTGATATTACACCTGCGGAATTGGTTACAGCGCTGATTACCGAAAAGGGAGTGATTCACCAACCTGATGTTGGAAAACTGCGCGCGCTATTCAGTTGA
- a CDS encoding adenine phosphoribosyltransferase, protein MPIKSLIRTIPHYPKPNIMFRDITSLLKDSIGFKITINELVRRYADMEIDKVMGIEARGFIVGAPLAYALGKGFVPIRKQGKLPAETIGHDYELEYGTDRIEVHTDAITSGERVLLVDDLIATGGTAEAATRLIEKIGGKIVECCFVIDLPDVGGRKRLEKQGYSVFALCEFEGD, encoded by the coding sequence ATGCCTATCAAATCTCTTATTCGTACCATTCCGCACTACCCCAAGCCGAATATCATGTTTCGTGATATCACTTCCCTTCTTAAGGATTCGATAGGTTTCAAGATCACTATAAATGAGTTGGTACGTCGCTATGCTGATATGGAAATCGATAAGGTGATGGGTATTGAAGCGCGAGGTTTTATCGTAGGAGCGCCACTGGCTTATGCTTTGGGTAAAGGTTTTGTGCCGATTCGTAAACAAGGCAAGTTGCCTGCAGAAACGATAGGGCATGACTACGAACTGGAATATGGTACTGACCGTATCGAAGTTCATACCGATGCGATTACTTCAGGTGAAAGGGTATTGCTTGTGGATGATCTAATTGCTACCGGTGGTACGGCGGAGGCGGCAACCAGACTGATCGAGAAGATTGGCGGCAAAATTGTTGAGTGCTGTTTTGTCATTGATCTACCGGATGTTGGCGGACGTAAACGCTTGGAAAAACAAGGCTACAGTGTTTTTGCACTATGTGAATTTGAGGGTGACTGA
- a CDS encoding class II aldolase/adducin family protein, which produces MMPSGEDGLRLELLDVSQRLLDQGLNRGTSGNAAVRCGDGILITPSAMSVAKMTPADMVRMDLNGNVLCGGKPTSEWRFHRDILANRPDVGAVIHTHSAFATTLACLRKDVPAVHYMIAAAGGNTIRCTPYALFGEQALSDYVLSALEGRKACLLANHGMIALGSDLTDALTVTIEVEFLCELYWRALQAGEPHILTPQQMHDVQEKFVDYKKCT; this is translated from the coding sequence ATGATGCCATCCGGTGAAGATGGCCTGCGCCTGGAGTTACTGGATGTGTCCCAGCGTTTGCTCGATCAAGGTTTGAATCGCGGTACTTCCGGCAATGCTGCCGTGCGTTGTGGTGATGGCATATTAATTACGCCGTCTGCGATGTCGGTGGCGAAAATGACTCCCGCCGACATGGTACGTATGGATTTGAATGGCAATGTTCTGTGCGGTGGCAAGCCCACCAGCGAGTGGCGCTTCCATCGTGACATTCTAGCCAATCGTCCTGACGTGGGCGCTGTCATCCACACTCATTCAGCGTTTGCCACGACATTGGCCTGTTTGCGCAAGGATGTTCCAGCCGTGCATTACATGATTGCCGCGGCGGGCGGCAATACAATCCGCTGCACACCCTATGCGTTGTTTGGCGAACAGGCGCTTTCAGACTATGTATTGTCCGCGCTTGAAGGTCGAAAAGCTTGCTTGCTGGCTAACCACGGCATGATTGCGTTGGGCTCTGATTTAACCGATGCGTTGACAGTAACCATTGAGGTCGAATTTTTGTGCGAATTGTACTGGCGCGCTTTGCAGGCAGGTGAACCGCACATTCTTACGCCGCAACAAATGCACGACGTGCAAGAAAAATTTGTCGATTACAAAAAATGCACCTAA
- a CDS encoding S-methyl-5'-thioadenosine phosphorylase, protein MIHVPERIGIIGGSGIYDIAGLTNKRWEKVASPFGEPSSELLFGELDGHNVVFLPRHGRGHRIPPTEINFHANIDVLKRAGVTDVISVSAVGSLREDLPPGTFVIIDQFIDRTFARNKSFFGTGLVAHVSMAYPVCKRLGDHIEMAAREANIPIVRGGTYLVMEGPQFSSLAESNLYRTWGCDVIGMTNMPEAKLAREAELCYATVAMVTDYDCWHPDHEHVTVGQIIKMLGENADKAKTLVKHIVPKVRTDTLADVCSCRSALEFALITAPEMRDPAMIEKLDAIAGRVLKVKS, encoded by the coding sequence ATGATTCATGTACCAGAAAGAATCGGCATAATCGGCGGCAGCGGGATTTATGACATTGCCGGGTTGACCAATAAGCGCTGGGAAAAGGTCGCTTCGCCGTTTGGAGAGCCATCCAGTGAATTATTGTTTGGTGAATTGGACGGTCACAATGTTGTGTTTTTGCCCCGTCATGGTCGCGGACACAGAATTCCGCCGACTGAAATTAATTTTCACGCCAATATCGACGTGCTGAAGCGGGCAGGGGTGACTGATGTCATTTCAGTTAGTGCCGTTGGTTCTTTGCGCGAGGACTTGCCGCCGGGCACGTTCGTGATTATTGATCAATTTATCGATCGTACTTTTGCGCGTAATAAGTCTTTTTTTGGCACGGGATTGGTGGCGCATGTCTCCATGGCTTACCCTGTTTGCAAAAGACTGGGTGATCATATTGAGATGGCCGCGAGAGAGGCAAATATCCCAATCGTTCGTGGCGGGACCTATCTGGTTATGGAAGGGCCGCAGTTTTCCAGTCTGGCTGAATCAAATCTTTATCGTACCTGGGGGTGTGATGTCATTGGCATGACCAACATGCCAGAAGCCAAGCTCGCCCGTGAGGCAGAGCTGTGTTACGCCACCGTGGCGATGGTCACTGACTATGATTGTTGGCATCCCGACCATGAGCATGTAACGGTGGGGCAGATCATCAAGATGCTTGGCGAAAATGCCGACAAGGCGAAAACGCTGGTAAAGCACATCGTTCCGAAAGTGCGCACTGATACTCTGGCCGATGTCTGTAGTTGTCGTTCGGCCTTGGAATTCGCACTCATTACTGCACCGGAAATGCGCGATCCAGCCATGATTGAAAAGCTGGATGCTATTGCGGGCCGGGTGTTGAAAGTTAAGTCATGA